From Streptomyces sp. CMB-StM0423, a single genomic window includes:
- a CDS encoding ThuA domain-containing protein has translation MRRLARPPLSPIAVLAALLALLLGTASATAAPQDEEAAFRVLVFSKVTNFYHDSIPAGIEAVEKLGEEYGFEVDSTDDAAAFTEENLANYEAVVFNNTNSTPESGDLLDADQRAALQSYIQAGGGWLGLHAASASERDWDWYEGLVGAIFDKHPVPQTGRIKVLDNTHPSTKGLPQLWERNEEWYNWRANPTGKVHTLAQIKVRDGITGLDEGVDHAFSWCQKYDGGRSWFTAGGHDASSFDEPLFLKHLLGGIRWAAGDAPGDCSATQTGNFQRTPLVTSDLADPFELAVAPDRRVFYAQRTGELKVVDQETLQVTTALDFDYTPEMTSQSDGLLGLTLDPNFARNNWVYLLHSDKEKNLINLSRFTMKGNTADPASQKVLLTVPTWRGEGRANVHMAGSLTFDAAGNLYVATGDNTDPFESSGFAPIDEREGRRAWDAQGTAGNTNDLRGKVLRVKPTNGGSYTIPTGNLFKQGESKTRPEIYAMGLRNPFRITTDPISGALLVADYGPDARSADPNRGPEGTVEYNRITKAGNQGWPYCIGNNTPFNDYDFAAGKAGEKFDCSAPVNDSPNNTGRTTLPPAQPATVWYAYSASQEFPELGTGGGGPMSGPVYDYDPKNDSPYKFPEYFEGKWITYELTRKWFKTFSFQEKDQQFEDPRFAPAKKGDLQSINGIFGDMSWVQPFEADFGPDGSLYVIDFGEGSGTGRGGSNEKAGIYRIDYVAEGRPPVAKLSASADSGPAPLTVEFSSEGSHSPGDDPITYAWDFDGDGTTDSTDPNPTHTYTGKGRFTARLTVEGPPDRTAMAVHEVTVGNTRPEVKVTVPSNGTAFDFGDTVPYKVEVKDAEDGAIDCSRVVVQTQLGHDDHLHPLDNLTGCAGEFKTDPGDSHGPGQNLYYGISAQYEDSGAEGVPSLIGSDSLSLRQKFREAEHHNGTGGANGGVETLARADSSGGKRLGEIEHGDWIVLDPGTPSGIDSVTVGASSGGLGGDVEFRANAPDGELLGKATIPNTGDFAKVVSPTVPLTDPGGVEKVYVVFTNPAWTPSSPDLMALDWLHFNGRGAEKESAAKVTVTASPESATAPAEFSFEGAVTLPEGRTAKSYHWTFGDNATGDGAATATHTYTRKGTYTAHLTVTDDTGDLTTGEVQVTVN, from the coding sequence ATGAGACGCCTAGCCAGACCACCCCTGTCACCCATCGCCGTCCTGGCCGCGCTGCTGGCGCTGCTCCTGGGCACGGCCTCGGCGACGGCCGCCCCGCAGGACGAGGAGGCCGCCTTCCGGGTCCTGGTCTTCTCCAAGGTCACGAACTTCTACCACGACTCCATCCCGGCGGGCATCGAGGCCGTCGAGAAGCTCGGCGAAGAGTACGGGTTCGAGGTCGACTCGACCGACGACGCCGCCGCGTTCACCGAGGAGAACCTCGCGAACTACGAGGCGGTCGTCTTCAACAACACCAACTCCACGCCGGAGAGCGGCGACCTGCTCGACGCGGACCAGCGGGCCGCGCTGCAGTCGTACATCCAGGCGGGCGGGGGCTGGCTCGGCCTGCACGCCGCCTCGGCCAGCGAGCGCGACTGGGACTGGTACGAGGGCCTGGTCGGAGCGATCTTCGACAAGCACCCCGTGCCGCAGACCGGCCGGATCAAGGTGCTGGACAACACCCACCCCTCCACCAAGGGCCTGCCGCAGCTCTGGGAGCGCAACGAGGAGTGGTACAACTGGCGCGCCAACCCGACCGGCAAGGTGCACACCCTCGCGCAGATCAAGGTGCGTGACGGCATCACCGGGCTGGACGAGGGCGTCGACCACGCGTTCTCGTGGTGCCAGAAGTACGACGGCGGCCGGTCGTGGTTCACCGCCGGCGGCCACGACGCGTCGTCCTTCGACGAGCCGCTGTTCCTCAAGCACCTGCTCGGCGGCATCCGGTGGGCCGCGGGCGACGCGCCCGGCGACTGCTCGGCCACCCAGACCGGCAACTTCCAGCGCACCCCGCTGGTCACCAGCGACCTGGCCGACCCGTTCGAGCTGGCCGTCGCCCCCGACCGGCGGGTGTTCTACGCCCAGCGCACCGGTGAGCTGAAGGTCGTCGACCAGGAGACCCTGCAGGTCACCACGGCCCTGGACTTCGACTACACCCCCGAGATGACCAGCCAGTCCGACGGCCTCCTCGGGCTCACCCTGGATCCGAACTTCGCGCGCAACAACTGGGTCTATCTCCTGCACTCCGACAAGGAGAAGAACCTCATCAACCTGTCCCGCTTCACCATGAAGGGGAACACCGCGGACCCGGCGTCGCAGAAGGTGCTGCTGACGGTCCCGACGTGGCGCGGGGAGGGGCGGGCCAACGTGCACATGGCCGGCTCGCTCACTTTCGACGCCGCGGGCAACCTGTACGTCGCCACCGGCGACAACACCGACCCGTTCGAGTCCAGCGGCTTCGCGCCGATCGACGAGCGCGAGGGCCGGCGCGCCTGGGACGCCCAGGGCACCGCGGGCAACACCAACGACCTGCGCGGCAAGGTGCTGCGCGTGAAGCCCACGAACGGCGGCAGCTACACCATCCCGACGGGCAACCTCTTCAAGCAGGGCGAGTCGAAGACCCGTCCCGAGATCTACGCGATGGGCCTCCGCAACCCGTTCCGCATCACCACCGACCCGATCTCCGGCGCCCTGCTGGTCGCGGACTACGGCCCCGACGCGCGCAGCGCCGACCCGAACCGCGGTCCCGAGGGGACGGTGGAGTACAACCGGATCACCAAGGCGGGCAACCAGGGCTGGCCGTACTGCATCGGCAACAACACGCCGTTCAACGACTACGACTTCGCGGCCGGCAAGGCCGGGGAGAAGTTCGACTGCTCGGCGCCCGTGAACGACTCGCCGAACAACACCGGCAGGACGACGCTGCCGCCCGCGCAGCCCGCCACGGTCTGGTACGCGTACTCGGCCTCGCAGGAGTTCCCCGAGCTGGGCACCGGCGGCGGCGGCCCGATGAGCGGCCCGGTCTACGACTACGACCCGAAGAACGACAGCCCGTACAAGTTCCCCGAGTACTTCGAGGGGAAGTGGATCACCTACGAGCTGACCCGCAAGTGGTTCAAGACCTTCTCGTTCCAGGAGAAGGACCAGCAGTTCGAGGACCCGAGGTTCGCGCCCGCCAAGAAGGGCGACCTGCAGTCGATCAACGGGATCTTCGGCGACATGAGCTGGGTGCAGCCCTTCGAGGCGGACTTCGGCCCCGACGGCTCGCTGTACGTCATCGACTTCGGCGAGGGCAGCGGCACCGGCCGCGGCGGCAGCAACGAGAAGGCGGGCATCTACCGCATCGACTACGTGGCCGAGGGCCGGCCGCCGGTGGCGAAGCTGTCGGCGTCGGCGGACTCCGGGCCGGCGCCGCTGACGGTGGAGTTCTCCTCGGAGGGCTCGCACTCGCCGGGCGACGACCCGATCACGTACGCCTGGGACTTCGACGGTGACGGCACGACCGACTCCACGGACCCCAACCCGACGCACACCTACACCGGGAAGGGCCGGTTCACCGCCCGGCTGACGGTGGAGGGGCCGCCGGACCGTACGGCGATGGCGGTGCACGAGGTCACCGTCGGCAACACCCGTCCCGAGGTGAAGGTCACCGTGCCGAGCAACGGCACCGCGTTCGACTTCGGCGACACCGTTCCGTACAAGGTGGAGGTCAAGGACGCGGAGGACGGTGCCATCGACTGCTCGCGCGTCGTCGTGCAGACGCAGCTCGGGCACGACGACCACCTGCACCCGCTGGACAACCTGACCGGCTGCGCGGGCGAGTTCAAGACCGACCCGGGCGACAGCCACGGGCCGGGGCAGAACCTCTACTACGGCATCAGCGCGCAGTACGAGGACTCCGGCGCCGAGGGCGTGCCGAGCCTGATCGGCTCCGACTCGCTGAGCCTGCGGCAGAAGTTCCGCGAGGCCGAGCACCACAACGGCACCGGCGGGGCCAACGGCGGCGTGGAGACGCTGGCCCGGGCGGACTCCTCCGGCGGCAAGCGGCTCGGCGAGATCGAGCACGGCGACTGGATCGTGCTGGACCCGGGGACCCCGAGCGGGATCGACTCGGTGACGGTCGGCGCCTCCTCGGGCGGGCTCGGCGGCGACGTCGAGTTCCGCGCGAACGCGCCGGACGGCGAGCTGCTGGGCAAGGCGACGATCCCGAACACCGGGGACTTCGCGAAGGTGGTCTCGCCCACGGTGCCGCTGACCGACCCGGGCGGGGTGGAGAAGGTCTACGTGGTCTTCACCAACCCGGCGTGGACGCCGTCGAGCCCCGACCTGATGGCGCTGGACTGGCTGCACTTCAACGGCCGCGGCGCGGAGAAGGAGTCGGCGGCGAAGGTGACGGTGACGGCCTCGCCGGAGAGCGCGACGGCGCCGGCGGAGTTCTCCTTCGAGGGCGCGGTGACGCTGCCGGAGGGGCGTACGGCCAAGTCGTACCACTGGACCTTCGGGGACAACGCGACGGGCGACGGCGCGGCGACGGCGACGCACACGTACACCAGGAAGGGGACGTACACCGCCCATCTGACGGTCACGGACGACACCGGGGACCTGACGACGGGTGAGGTGCAGGTGACGGTGAACTGA
- a CDS encoding class I SAM-dependent methyltransferase translates to MGEDLSAAAAKGWAVRWELQREQREAGREERFTVVGDLVELVTDGHDRPAVLDLGCGTGSLAARLKRRMPALDIVAADADPVLLGLGRRMHGTRVRFVDTVIGGIGWQDELELDRPLDAAVSTTMLHRLPERVLLEVYGRLHTLLRPGGLLVNAGRLPQEDAAVAELAGEVGSRLAERRRMPGGEDWSSWWDAAAEAPELARLFAERRRRGAAPAGDNGLSLARHVDLLQKAGFAAVGTVWQCGDRCVLVAVRGE, encoded by the coding sequence ATGGGCGAGGACCTGAGCGCGGCGGCGGCCAAGGGCTGGGCGGTGCGCTGGGAACTGCAGCGGGAGCAGCGGGAGGCCGGCCGCGAGGAGCGGTTCACCGTCGTCGGCGACCTGGTGGAGCTGGTGACCGACGGCCACGACCGCCCCGCCGTCCTCGACCTCGGCTGTGGTACGGGCTCGCTGGCCGCCCGGCTCAAGCGCCGGATGCCCGCGCTCGACATCGTCGCCGCCGACGCCGACCCCGTGCTCCTCGGCCTCGGCCGCCGGATGCACGGCACGCGGGTCCGCTTCGTCGACACGGTGATCGGCGGCATCGGCTGGCAGGACGAGCTGGAGCTCGACCGCCCTCTGGACGCCGCGGTCTCCACGACCATGCTGCACCGCCTCCCCGAGCGTGTGCTGCTGGAGGTCTACGGCAGGCTGCACACCCTGCTCCGCCCCGGCGGGCTGCTCGTCAACGCGGGCCGGCTGCCCCAGGAGGACGCCGCCGTCGCCGAGCTGGCCGGCGAGGTCGGCAGCCGGCTGGCCGAGCGGCGGCGGATGCCGGGGGGCGAGGACTGGTCGTCGTGGTGGGACGCGGCGGCCGAGGCACCCGAGCTGGCGCGGCTCTTCGCCGAGCGGCGCCGCCGCGGCGCCGCCCCCGCGGGGGACAACGGGCTGAGCCTGGCGCGCCACGTCGACCTGCTGCAGAAGGCGGGCTTCGCGGCGGTCGGCACGGTCTGGCAGTGCGGCGACAGGTGCGTGCTGGTCGCCGTCCGCGGCGAGTAG
- a CDS encoding NAD(P)-dependent alcohol dehydrogenase — MTERTMRAVLFDRFGSPEVLYVGRVPRPEPGPGEVLVQVRAFSVNGGDLAVRSGRARALSGRRFPQRVGQDFSGEVAALGAGAAGFAVGDRVWGFVGRTARARSAAEYVAVRAGRLGRVPDGPGAPDLVAAAALVVTGTTAVTALHGKAALRPGERLLVRGAAGGVGSAAVQLGRAYGADVTALARAANLDFVRTLGAHRALDHRETEPAEMGPFDVVLDTVGTDLRTFRRLLKPGGRMVGITFDPARPLASLGAVAASAVHGRARVRLFSGNPAAAHFDDLARRVAEGHLAPAVDTVFPLAETAAAHRALEAGGVRGKYVVRID, encoded by the coding sequence ATGACAGAGCGCACGATGAGAGCCGTACTGTTCGACCGCTTCGGCAGTCCCGAGGTGCTGTACGTGGGCCGGGTGCCGCGCCCGGAGCCCGGCCCGGGCGAGGTTCTCGTGCAGGTGCGCGCGTTCAGTGTGAACGGCGGTGACCTGGCGGTACGTTCCGGCCGCGCCCGCGCCCTCAGCGGGCGGAGGTTCCCGCAGCGCGTCGGGCAGGACTTCAGCGGGGAGGTCGCCGCGCTCGGTGCCGGCGCCGCCGGGTTCGCGGTCGGCGACCGGGTGTGGGGCTTCGTGGGCCGCACGGCGAGGGCACGCAGCGCCGCCGAGTACGTGGCGGTACGGGCGGGGCGCCTCGGCCGGGTGCCGGACGGTCCCGGCGCACCGGACCTGGTGGCCGCCGCCGCGCTGGTGGTGACGGGCACCACGGCGGTCACCGCGCTGCACGGCAAGGCGGCGCTGCGCCCCGGCGAACGGCTGCTGGTCCGGGGCGCGGCCGGCGGCGTCGGCAGCGCCGCCGTCCAGCTCGGCCGGGCGTACGGCGCCGACGTCACGGCCCTGGCCCGGGCCGCCAACCTGGACTTCGTCCGTACGCTCGGCGCCCACCGCGCCCTCGACCACCGGGAGACGGAACCAGCCGAGATGGGCCCGTTCGACGTCGTCCTCGACACGGTGGGCACCGATCTGCGGACGTTCCGGCGGCTGCTGAAGCCGGGCGGCCGCATGGTCGGCATCACCTTCGACCCGGCACGGCCGCTCGCCTCGCTGGGCGCCGTCGCGGCCAGCGCGGTCCACGGACGCGCGCGGGTGCGGCTCTTCAGCGGCAACCCCGCGGCCGCCCACTTCGACGATCTCGCCCGCCGGGTGGCGGAGGGGCACCTGGCGCCCGCGGTGGACACGGTCTTCCCGCTGGCCGAGACGGCGGCGGCGCACCGGGCGCTGGAGGCGGGCGGGGTACGGGGCAAGTACGTCGTCCGGATCGACTGA
- a CDS encoding TetR/AcrR family transcriptional regulator — MAAESSRIAGKDELRADARRNRQRVLAAARAVFAEHGIDAPMATVARRAGVGVATLYRRFPTRDALVRAAYAEQMATCGQALTDALADPDPWRGFRRLVETVCELQREERGFPAAFLAAFPDGTRADAARRERAERDFAVLVRRAQAAGALRADFHPSDLAVALLAHCGLVGALPDDRAASRRLVAYLLQSFRAEAAGEPLPAPGAVSLSSLPTAAGGSPGGRS, encoded by the coding sequence TTGGCCGCGGAATCCTCTCGGATCGCGGGCAAGGACGAGCTGCGCGCCGACGCCCGGCGCAACCGGCAGCGCGTCCTGGCCGCCGCCCGCGCGGTCTTCGCCGAGCACGGCATCGACGCCCCCATGGCGACCGTGGCCCGGCGCGCGGGGGTCGGCGTGGCCACGCTCTACCGGCGGTTCCCGACCCGGGACGCGCTGGTGCGGGCCGCGTACGCGGAGCAGATGGCCACCTGCGGCCAGGCGCTCACCGACGCGCTGGCGGACCCCGATCCGTGGCGGGGCTTCCGGCGGCTGGTCGAGACCGTCTGCGAACTGCAGCGGGAGGAGCGGGGCTTCCCGGCCGCCTTCCTCGCGGCCTTCCCGGACGGCACCCGCGCGGACGCGGCCCGACGGGAGCGGGCGGAGCGGGACTTCGCGGTGCTGGTCCGCAGGGCGCAGGCGGCGGGCGCGCTGCGGGCCGACTTCCACCCCTCCGACCTCGCCGTGGCCCTGCTGGCGCACTGCGGCCTGGTCGGCGCGCTGCCGGACGACCGGGCGGCGTCGCGGCGGCTGGTGGCGTACCTGCTCCAGTCGTTCCGCGCGGAGGCGGCGGGTGAGCCGCTGCCGGCGCCGGGCGCGGTGTCGCTGAGCAGCCTGCCGACCGCGGCCGGCGGCTCGCCGGGCGGGCGGTCCTGA
- a CDS encoding DUF5999 family protein, with protein sequence MCSHRPECPAADRPDRDAAQTVAFHPEQGWSLLCNGTIVFDDTGELLPTGAVVAPRREVRPGLLTTAA encoded by the coding sequence ATGTGCTCCCACCGGCCCGAGTGCCCCGCCGCCGACCGCCCTGACCGCGACGCCGCGCAGACCGTGGCCTTCCACCCCGAGCAGGGCTGGAGCCTGCTGTGCAACGGCACGATCGTCTTCGACGACACGGGTGAACTGCTGCCGACCGGCGCCGTCGTCGCGCCGCGGCGCGAGGTGCGCCCCGGGCTGCTGACGACCGCGGCCTGA
- a CDS encoding amino acid permease, with the protein MAGLWSTDGVLRRKPIEHIETAEGESGEQLTRVLGLWQLTAIGVGGIIGAGIFALAGAVANGTAGPAVLVSFLIAGVASAAAALSYAEFAGLIPKAGSAYTYGYAVLGELAGWFIGWDLLLEYTAIVAVVAIGISGYFSFLMENMGADLPAWMLGAPGTGEGHKVDLFAVVLCLLVAYLLTLGIKNAARFETVVVVLKVVVVLVVILVGVFHIDTANYNPFFPYGVGGAFTGAATVFFAVFGYDAMSTAAEESKESQRHMPKAILYSLAISMLLYVAATLVLTGMQNYKGIDPESGFSTAFESVGLGWLANLIAVGAIIGILTVMFTFMLGVTRIWFSMSRDGLLPKWFAKTHRTRHVPTRVTWIVGVGSALIAGFLKIGEAAELTNIGILLAFVVVCVAVIVLRYRQPELPRTFRCPGMPVVPLIGVGFSIWLVTFLKWETWLRFGVWFAVGMVVYFTYSYRRSELARAEQAAAEGPDLHERDEPRG; encoded by the coding sequence ATGGCAGGGCTCTGGAGCACGGACGGCGTACTGCGCCGCAAGCCCATCGAGCACATCGAGACCGCCGAGGGTGAGAGCGGCGAACAGCTCACCCGGGTCCTCGGGTTGTGGCAGCTCACGGCGATCGGCGTCGGCGGCATCATCGGCGCGGGCATCTTCGCGCTCGCCGGCGCGGTCGCCAACGGCACGGCGGGTCCCGCCGTGCTCGTCTCCTTCCTCATCGCGGGGGTGGCGAGCGCGGCGGCCGCCCTGTCGTACGCGGAGTTCGCGGGCCTGATCCCCAAGGCGGGCTCGGCATACACGTACGGCTACGCGGTCCTCGGCGAACTCGCCGGGTGGTTCATCGGCTGGGATCTGCTGCTGGAGTACACCGCGATCGTCGCGGTGGTGGCCATCGGCATCTCCGGCTACTTCTCCTTCCTCATGGAGAACATGGGCGCCGACCTGCCGGCGTGGATGCTCGGCGCCCCGGGCACCGGCGAGGGGCACAAGGTCGACCTGTTCGCGGTCGTGCTGTGCCTGCTGGTCGCGTACCTGCTGACCCTCGGGATCAAGAACGCGGCGCGCTTCGAGACCGTCGTGGTGGTGCTGAAGGTCGTGGTCGTGCTCGTCGTCATCCTGGTCGGCGTCTTCCACATCGACACCGCCAACTACAACCCCTTCTTCCCGTACGGCGTCGGCGGCGCGTTCACCGGCGCGGCGACCGTGTTCTTCGCGGTCTTCGGCTACGACGCGATGTCGACGGCGGCCGAGGAGTCGAAGGAGTCGCAGCGGCACATGCCGAAGGCGATCCTCTACTCGCTGGCGATCTCGATGCTGCTGTACGTGGCCGCGACGCTGGTGCTGACGGGGATGCAGAACTACAAGGGCATCGACCCGGAGAGCGGCTTCTCCACGGCGTTCGAGTCGGTGGGCCTCGGCTGGCTGGCGAACCTGATCGCGGTGGGGGCGATCATCGGCATCCTCACGGTGATGTTCACGTTCATGCTGGGCGTCACGCGCATCTGGTTCTCGATGAGCCGCGACGGGCTGCTGCCGAAGTGGTTCGCCAAGACGCACCGGACACGGCACGTGCCGACGCGGGTGACGTGGATCGTGGGCGTCGGCTCGGCACTGATCGCGGGCTTCCTGAAGATCGGGGAGGCCGCGGAGCTGACGAACATCGGGATCCTGCTGGCGTTCGTGGTGGTGTGCGTCGCGGTGATCGTGCTGCGCTACCGGCAGCCGGAGCTGCCGCGGACGTTCCGCTGCCCGGGGATGCCGGTCGTGCCGCTGATAGGGGTCGGCTTCTCGATCTGGCTGGTGACGTTCCTGAAGTGGGAGACGTGGCTGCGCTTCGGCGTGTGGTTCGCGGTCGGGATGGTCGTGTACTTCACGTACTCCTACCGCCGCAGTGAACTGGCCCGCGCGGAGCAGGCGGCGGCCGAGGGGCCCGATCTCCACGAGCGCGACGAGCCGCGCGGCTGA
- a CDS encoding alpha-L-fucosidase has protein sequence MNGFARRHVLAIGAGAAAGSALGLAPTAAGAAPQGPAGAADENATADDWGRVPDPVPVPLTDHFDNDGVDTADARGGNFDGSGYTYPGEELPAGPIEVDGFPFDFPGAGAGAPDNIVAMGQRVELPPGHYLSVLFLASSSYGTASGAATVHYADGSTATAGLSAPDWYSGGGSLRAPYRYAPNGTKDPHQVSIAVVELGLDPVREAVALTLPVINKAEPNKSALHIFALSLQPVAEGRAVALRNVRSTTASLERSGAQSVEATLINAGGVWIAARDGLSVTVDTEGARTVAPVPVPRLGPGEQARVTVGIRNRAGVAPGTVQEGRVVATGRGGTAAEVTRPLTLGVPDFEPTDASLSSHQAPYWFNDAKFGIFIHWGVYSVPAWAPVGKQYAEWYWQQMNQPDNPTHAYHREVYGEDFAYDDFIPMFRAERFNPRSWVELFRDAGAQYHVLTSKHHEGFALWDTKLSTRNSVAMGPRRDLIKELFDASREYTPELHRGLYFSMPEWFNPDNPWYGHAPRNPYTLEPVPYTGYTSGQDYTRGYQAGQMLELIREYDTEIMWCDIGGANDSHRVLAEYFNHAKNRPRPIEVTVNNRSGIGPHDFTTPEYEVYENTVVAKWEASRGLDPRSYGYNAETPDDAYMTTEEVVHSLVDIVSKNGNFLLDIGPRADGTIPEIMERRLRETGEWLRVNGEAIYGTTYWSRMAQLGEDLRFTMKRDAFYIHSLAAPSSRLVVEAPVPLRAGDKITMLGYGDRPLNWDVDGGSLVVEVPAAARKAGKHAWVFKVSTRPSS, from the coding sequence ATGAACGGGTTTGCACGACGGCACGTGCTGGCGATCGGCGCAGGCGCCGCAGCGGGCTCCGCGCTGGGCCTCGCGCCCACCGCCGCAGGCGCCGCACCACAGGGCCCGGCCGGGGCCGCGGACGAGAACGCGACCGCCGACGACTGGGGCCGGGTCCCCGACCCCGTACCGGTGCCGCTGACCGACCACTTCGACAACGACGGCGTCGACACCGCCGACGCCCGCGGCGGCAACTTCGACGGCAGCGGCTACACCTACCCGGGCGAGGAGCTGCCCGCGGGGCCGATCGAGGTCGACGGCTTCCCCTTCGACTTCCCCGGCGCGGGCGCCGGTGCCCCCGACAACATCGTCGCCATGGGCCAGCGCGTCGAACTGCCCCCGGGCCACTACCTGAGCGTGCTGTTCCTCGCCTCCTCCTCGTACGGCACGGCCTCCGGCGCGGCCACCGTCCACTATGCCGACGGCAGCACCGCCACCGCGGGACTGTCCGCCCCCGACTGGTACTCCGGCGGCGGCTCGCTCCGGGCCCCGTACCGCTACGCCCCCAACGGCACCAAGGACCCGCACCAGGTGTCCATCGCCGTCGTCGAACTCGGCCTGGACCCGGTGCGCGAGGCGGTCGCACTCACCCTGCCGGTCATCAACAAGGCCGAGCCCAACAAGTCGGCGCTGCACATCTTCGCGCTCTCCCTGCAGCCCGTCGCCGAGGGGCGCGCCGTCGCGCTGCGCAACGTCCGCTCCACCACCGCCTCGCTGGAGCGCTCCGGCGCGCAGTCCGTCGAGGCCACGCTGATCAACGCCGGCGGGGTGTGGATCGCCGCCCGCGACGGCCTGTCGGTCACCGTCGACACCGAGGGCGCCCGCACCGTCGCGCCTGTCCCGGTACCGCGGCTCGGCCCGGGCGAGCAGGCGCGGGTCACGGTCGGCATCCGCAACCGCGCGGGTGTGGCGCCGGGCACCGTACAGGAGGGCCGCGTCGTCGCCACCGGGCGGGGCGGCACGGCCGCCGAGGTCACCCGCCCGCTGACCCTCGGGGTGCCCGACTTCGAGCCGACGGACGCGTCGCTGAGCAGCCATCAGGCGCCGTACTGGTTCAACGACGCCAAGTTCGGCATCTTCATCCACTGGGGCGTGTACTCGGTGCCCGCCTGGGCGCCGGTCGGCAAGCAGTACGCGGAGTGGTACTGGCAGCAGATGAACCAGCCGGACAACCCGACGCACGCGTACCACCGGGAGGTGTACGGCGAGGACTTCGCGTACGACGACTTCATCCCGATGTTCCGCGCCGAGCGTTTCAACCCGCGCTCCTGGGTCGAGCTGTTCCGGGACGCGGGCGCGCAGTACCACGTGCTCACCTCCAAGCACCACGAGGGCTTCGCGCTCTGGGACACCAAGCTCTCCACCCGCAACTCCGTGGCGATGGGCCCCCGCCGCGACCTGATCAAGGAGCTGTTCGACGCGTCCCGCGAGTACACCCCCGAGTTGCACCGCGGGCTGTACTTCTCGATGCCGGAGTGGTTCAACCCCGACAATCCCTGGTACGGCCACGCCCCGCGCAACCCGTACACGCTGGAGCCCGTGCCCTACACCGGCTACACCTCGGGCCAGGACTACACCCGCGGCTACCAGGCCGGGCAGATGCTGGAGCTGATCCGCGAGTACGACACCGAGATCATGTGGTGCGACATCGGCGGCGCCAACGACAGCCACCGGGTGCTCGCCGAGTACTTCAACCACGCCAAGAACCGCCCGCGGCCGATCGAGGTGACGGTCAACAACCGTTCCGGCATCGGCCCGCACGACTTCACCACGCCCGAGTACGAGGTGTACGAGAACACCGTCGTCGCCAAGTGGGAGGCCAGCCGCGGCCTCGACCCGCGGTCCTACGGCTACAACGCCGAGACGCCCGACGATGCGTACATGACGACCGAGGAGGTCGTGCACAGCCTCGTCGACATCGTCAGCAAGAACGGCAACTTCCTCCTCGACATCGGCCCGCGCGCCGACGGCACCATCCCCGAGATCATGGAGCGCCGGCTGCGCGAGACCGGCGAGTGGCTGCGCGTCAACGGCGAGGCGATCTACGGCACCACCTACTGGTCGCGGATGGCGCAGTTGGGCGAGGACCTGCGGTTCACCATGAAGCGCGACGCCTTCTACATTCACTCGCTCGCCGCGCCCTCGTCCCGGCTCGTCGTCGAGGCCCCGGTGCCCCTCAGGGCCGGCGACAAGATCACCATGCTCGGCTACGGCGACCGTCCGCTGAACTGGGACGTCGACGGCGGCTCGCTGGTCGTCGAGGTGCCGGCGGCGGCCCGCAAGGCAGGGAAGCACGCCTGGGTTTTCAAGGTGAGCACCCGCCCCTCTTCCTGA